In Kangiella profundi, one DNA window encodes the following:
- the dxs gene encoding 1-deoxy-D-xylulose-5-phosphate synthase, translating into MSSEKYPLLMHIDSPVDLRQLEKSQLNEVADELRQYLIDTISQCGGHFAAGLGTVELTVALHYMFNTPDDRIVWDVGHQAYPHKVLTGRRDQLQTIRQTDGLHPFPVRSESEYDTFAVGHSSTSISAALGMALAAKQQGEDRHCVAVIGDGALTGGMAFEAMNHAADTDANILVILNDNEMSISENVGGLNKYLAKLLAGRFYQRVRETGKKALHNIKPLSDFVSRAEEHMKGMVLPGTLFEELGFNYNGPIDGHDLPTLLNTLNNIKELKGPQFLHIVTRKGKGYEPAENDPIAYHGVPIFDPKDTSLPKGKKPKTYSNIFGDFLCDIAAKDERVVGITPAMREGSDLIRFSREFPERYYDVGIAEQHAVTVSAGLACEGLKPVCAIYSTFLQRGYDQLIHDVALQNLDVLFAIDRGGLVGGDGATHNGAFDLSYLRCVPNMVIMTPSDENECRQCLYTGYLYEGPAAVRYPRGMGSGLEPEQTFTPFPIGKGSIKRRGEKVAILAFGSMVQTAMEAAEQIHATVADMRFVKPLDEELIRQLAETHEQFITIEENAIMGGAGSAINEFLLNNGISIKVKNLGIPDRFVEHGDTKELFKRIGLTADDIIKSL; encoded by the coding sequence ATGAGTTCTGAAAAATACCCATTATTAATGCACATTGACTCGCCTGTTGACCTCAGGCAGTTGGAAAAGTCGCAACTGAATGAAGTTGCCGACGAGCTACGTCAGTACCTCATAGATACCATCAGTCAGTGTGGTGGTCATTTTGCGGCAGGTTTAGGCACGGTTGAGCTCACTGTTGCCTTGCACTATATGTTTAACACCCCGGATGATCGCATTGTCTGGGATGTGGGCCATCAGGCCTATCCTCATAAAGTTCTGACCGGGCGCAGAGATCAACTGCAGACCATTCGACAAACTGACGGCCTACACCCGTTCCCGGTTCGCTCCGAATCCGAATACGATACCTTCGCCGTAGGTCATTCCAGCACCTCAATCAGTGCGGCATTAGGTATGGCTTTGGCGGCAAAACAACAGGGCGAAGATCGCCACTGTGTAGCGGTTATTGGTGATGGCGCTTTAACGGGCGGCATGGCTTTTGAAGCCATGAACCATGCTGCTGATACCGATGCCAACATTCTGGTTATTCTGAATGACAACGAGATGTCAATTTCAGAAAACGTTGGTGGCTTAAACAAGTATTTAGCTAAATTGCTGGCAGGCCGCTTTTATCAGCGCGTTCGCGAAACCGGCAAAAAAGCGCTGCACAACATCAAGCCACTATCAGATTTTGTCAGTCGCGCTGAAGAGCACATGAAGGGAATGGTTCTTCCGGGCACCTTATTCGAAGAGTTAGGCTTTAATTATAACGGCCCGATTGATGGCCATGATTTGCCAACTTTATTGAATACCCTGAATAACATTAAAGAACTGAAAGGTCCTCAGTTCCTGCACATTGTTACTCGCAAAGGCAAAGGTTACGAGCCAGCAGAAAATGATCCGATTGCCTACCACGGCGTACCAATTTTTGATCCTAAAGATACTAGCTTGCCTAAGGGTAAAAAACCTAAAACCTATTCCAACATTTTCGGTGATTTTCTATGTGATATTGCCGCCAAAGATGAGCGCGTTGTGGGCATCACACCTGCTATGCGAGAAGGTTCTGACCTGATTCGTTTCTCGCGCGAATTCCCCGAGCGTTATTATGATGTAGGTATAGCCGAGCAGCACGCGGTAACTGTATCAGCGGGCTTAGCATGCGAAGGTTTAAAACCAGTGTGCGCTATCTACTCGACCTTCTTACAACGCGGTTACGATCAACTCATCCACGACGTTGCGCTACAAAATCTTGATGTGTTATTCGCCATTGATCGCGGTGGTTTAGTAGGAGGCGATGGAGCAACACACAATGGTGCCTTTGATCTAAGCTACCTACGCTGTGTTCCAAACATGGTTATCATGACGCCAAGTGATGAAAACGAGTGTCGTCAATGCTTATATACAGGCTATTTGTATGAAGGCCCTGCAGCCGTACGTTATCCACGCGGTATGGGTAGCGGCTTAGAGCCTGAGCAAACTTTCACCCCATTCCCAATCGGTAAAGGCAGCATTAAGCGTCGTGGTGAAAAAGTTGCTATCCTTGCCTTTGGTTCAATGGTTCAAACTGCCATGGAAGCTGCTGAACAAATCCACGCAACTGTTGCCGATATGCGCTTCGTAAAACCACTCGATGAAGAGCTAATCCGACAGTTAGCCGAAACACACGAACAATTCATTACCATCGAAGAAAACGCCATCATGGGCGGCGCAGGCTCTGCTATCAACGAATTCCTACTCAACAATGGGATTAGCATCAAGGTTAAAAACTTAGGCATCCCCGATAGATTCGTAGAGCATGGCGACACTAAAGAATTGTTTAAAAGAATTGGGTTGACTGCGGACGATATTATTAAAAGTTTGTAG
- a CDS encoding AsmA family protein, whose translation MKTLFKWSLRLIIAIVALFIVAAVALIIFFNSDQLKTTLTKQVKEKTGAELVIEQDLSLSFFPWLAIETGGIALSQPPGFTQDKSALEIGAVSASIKLLPLISGDIEVGAVSLTDATLNITQGPQGKSNLQAFTEALQKKGEADTAQDPSTTKEALELSLQKLELTNFTVNQFDSNNKLGQSITLEQLVIEDFHPGEFRPVSASGKIAGEVNQPVMKWSLAGDLKVSQDFKQIDLQKMDASVDNVSSSIQSIGLTGVLSIAQGESTLIEHKGTVALDGQKIQLNASAGLGKVNDIKVSLSADSLTLDQFMATSSKKEIEAKPAADLSPIADFLKQSRIQGDLAIGSLNLKNSKFTDVTAKLFNKGATLHLDPFKAKAFQGDLATTASVDFASKPLALAVQPDLNNIQIGDLLAAFFDFERLSGLGALDLDMKTKGSDAKQMLQNLNGTGHINLSDGALMGIDIEKLIASGLSLQSLNKETYSGKTVFAGMKGDLKANNGVIDLSNFAINSPVFDLVGKATTDANKESIGGNFQLVLKGALKEQVEAKYPKLAGKKLPFELKGTWAEPKANIDYEAIIKAEYQGKIDEKKEELEDKVKDELEDKLGDFLKKKKKDN comes from the coding sequence ATGAAAACCTTATTTAAATGGAGCCTCAGACTAATTATTGCCATCGTCGCACTGTTCATAGTAGCGGCCGTTGCCTTGATTATTTTCTTTAATAGCGACCAACTAAAAACAACTCTCACCAAGCAAGTGAAAGAAAAAACCGGTGCAGAACTGGTAATTGAACAAGATTTAAGCTTGTCATTTTTCCCGTGGCTGGCGATAGAAACCGGTGGTATCGCTTTAAGCCAACCCCCTGGTTTTACTCAGGATAAATCTGCTCTGGAAATTGGTGCTGTTTCGGCTAGCATCAAATTGTTGCCGCTCATAAGTGGTGATATTGAAGTGGGTGCCGTATCGCTAACCGACGCTACTTTAAATATAACCCAGGGGCCACAGGGTAAATCGAACCTGCAGGCTTTTACTGAAGCGCTGCAGAAAAAAGGTGAAGCAGATACAGCCCAAGATCCCTCTACGACTAAAGAAGCTTTAGAGCTGAGCTTGCAGAAGCTGGAGCTGACAAATTTTACTGTTAATCAGTTTGATTCTAATAACAAGTTGGGCCAAAGCATTACTTTGGAGCAGTTGGTTATAGAAGATTTCCATCCGGGTGAATTCAGACCTGTTAGCGCTAGCGGTAAAATAGCCGGGGAAGTTAATCAACCGGTTATGAAGTGGTCTCTGGCTGGTGACCTAAAAGTAAGTCAGGACTTTAAACAGATTGATTTACAAAAGATGGACGCCAGTGTCGATAATGTTTCTTCTTCCATACAGTCAATCGGTTTAACGGGTGTGCTTTCCATAGCTCAGGGTGAATCAACTTTGATTGAGCATAAAGGTACTGTGGCTCTGGATGGTCAGAAAATACAATTAAATGCTTCTGCTGGGTTAGGTAAGGTTAACGATATTAAAGTCAGTTTGTCCGCTGACAGCCTGACTCTCGATCAGTTTATGGCTACCAGTAGCAAGAAGGAGATAGAGGCTAAACCTGCCGCTGATTTGTCTCCCATCGCTGATTTCTTGAAGCAGTCCCGCATTCAAGGCGACCTGGCTATCGGTAGCCTGAACCTGAAAAACAGCAAATTTACTGATGTTACTGCCAAGCTGTTCAATAAAGGTGCAACCTTACATCTTGACCCCTTCAAGGCAAAAGCTTTCCAGGGAGATCTGGCAACCACTGCCAGTGTCGATTTTGCCAGCAAACCGTTGGCACTGGCTGTACAGCCTGATCTGAATAATATTCAAATTGGTGACCTGCTTGCTGCTTTCTTTGATTTCGAGCGCCTATCCGGTTTGGGAGCACTTGATCTTGATATGAAAACCAAAGGTTCAGATGCTAAACAGATGCTGCAAAACCTTAATGGTACTGGACATATCAATTTATCCGATGGTGCCTTAATGGGCATTGATATAGAAAAGCTGATTGCTTCTGGCTTGAGTCTGCAGAGCCTTAATAAAGAAACATACAGTGGTAAGACGGTATTTGCAGGAATGAAAGGGGATCTGAAAGCTAATAATGGTGTTATTGATCTGTCTAACTTTGCGATAAATTCACCGGTATTTGATCTGGTTGGTAAAGCTACAACGGATGCCAATAAAGAAAGTATCGGCGGTAATTTCCAATTAGTCTTAAAAGGTGCTTTAAAGGAACAGGTAGAAGCCAAGTATCCTAAGCTTGCTGGCAAAAAGCTACCTTTTGAATTAAAAGGAACCTGGGCTGAGCCAAAAGCTAATATTGATTATGAGGCAATTATCAAAGCGGAGTACCAGGGCAAAATAGATGAGAAGAAAGAGGAACTGGAAGATAAGGTGAAAGATGAGCTTGAGGATAAGCTTGGAGATTTTCTCAAAAAGAAAAAGAAGGATAACTAG
- a CDS encoding glutamine--tRNA ligase/YqeY domain fusion protein yields the protein MSSATDKTTDNVTNSGEKVTPTNFIRNKINEDIANNKNDGRVHTRFPPEPNGYLHVGHAKSICLNFGIARDYDAPCNLRFDDTNPEKESEEFAKAIQEDVRWLGFEWEGDVRHASDYFDQLYAFAEELIRNGKAYVDEQPAEKIAENRGNFQTPGKESPYRDRPAEESLDKFHRMKAGEFADGQMVLRAKIDMSHPNMLMRDPVLYRIKRFHHIRTGDKWCIYPMYDFTHCISDALEGITHSLCTLEFEVNRPLYDWVLDNITIDCHPQQIEFSRLNLAYTITSKRKLTQLVTEKRVDGWDDPRMPTISGMRRRGYTPASIRNFCDAIGISKVNSVTDMTLLEDNVRDDLDKTTKRRMAVLDPIKVIITNYPEDKEEILTGNNHPKFEEMGTRELPFSREVYIDRSDYRESANKKYKRLVKDGEVRLRNAYVIKANEAILDENGEVKELHCTYDPDTLGKNPEGRKVRGVIHWVSAKHAKKATIRLYDRLFNVPNPGAMDNFLEALNPESLEVITAMVEPSLAQANPEDRFQFEREGYFTADRYEFSADNLVFNRTVTLRDSWSDKEANS from the coding sequence ATGAGTTCAGCAACTGATAAAACTACCGATAATGTTACGAACAGTGGAGAAAAAGTGACTCCGACAAACTTCATTCGTAACAAGATTAACGAAGATATCGCCAACAATAAAAACGACGGACGTGTTCATACCCGTTTCCCGCCTGAGCCTAATGGTTACTTGCATGTTGGTCATGCAAAGTCCATTTGTTTGAATTTTGGCATTGCTCGTGATTATGACGCGCCCTGTAATTTGCGTTTTGATGATACCAACCCCGAAAAAGAAAGCGAAGAGTTTGCCAAGGCAATTCAGGAAGATGTGCGCTGGCTGGGCTTTGAGTGGGAAGGTGATGTGCGCCATGCTTCGGATTATTTTGACCAGCTGTATGCTTTTGCTGAAGAGTTGATTCGTAATGGTAAAGCTTATGTTGATGAGCAGCCCGCAGAGAAGATCGCCGAAAACCGTGGCAACTTCCAAACTCCAGGCAAAGAAAGCCCTTATCGCGACCGTCCAGCTGAAGAGAGTTTGGATAAATTTCATCGCATGAAAGCGGGTGAGTTTGCAGATGGACAAATGGTATTGCGTGCAAAAATCGATATGTCACATCCGAACATGCTGATGCGTGATCCTGTGCTCTATCGAATTAAGCGATTCCATCATATTCGCACCGGCGATAAGTGGTGCATTTATCCGATGTATGATTTTACCCACTGTATTTCTGATGCGTTGGAAGGTATTACTCATTCCCTGTGTACGCTTGAGTTTGAAGTGAACCGCCCATTGTATGACTGGGTATTGGATAACATCACGATTGATTGTCATCCACAGCAAATCGAGTTCTCACGACTTAATCTGGCCTACACCATTACTTCGAAGCGCAAATTAACTCAGTTAGTGACTGAAAAGCGTGTAGATGGCTGGGACGATCCACGTATGCCAACTATTTCAGGTATGCGTCGTCGTGGTTACACGCCTGCTTCGATCCGTAATTTCTGCGATGCGATTGGGATCAGTAAAGTTAATAGTGTCACTGACATGACTTTACTGGAAGATAATGTGCGCGATGATTTGGATAAGACCACCAAACGCCGTATGGCAGTGCTTGATCCAATCAAGGTTATCATCACCAACTACCCAGAAGACAAAGAAGAGATTCTAACGGGAAACAATCATCCAAAGTTTGAAGAAATGGGCACCCGTGAGCTACCTTTCAGTCGAGAAGTTTACATTGACCGTTCTGACTATCGCGAGTCTGCTAACAAAAAGTACAAGCGTCTGGTTAAGGACGGTGAAGTTCGCCTACGTAATGCCTATGTGATTAAAGCCAATGAAGCGATTCTTGATGAGAATGGTGAGGTTAAGGAACTTCATTGTACTTATGACCCTGATACCCTGGGTAAAAACCCGGAAGGTCGTAAAGTTCGCGGTGTGATTCATTGGGTTTCTGCGAAGCATGCGAAAAAAGCAACAATTCGTTTGTATGATCGATTGTTCAATGTGCCAAACCCTGGCGCTATGGATAACTTCCTTGAAGCATTGAATCCAGAGTCTCTTGAAGTGATTACTGCTATGGTTGAGCCAAGTCTGGCGCAGGCTAATCCAGAAGATCGTTTCCAGTTTGAACGTGAAGGTTACTTCACTGCGGATCGTTATGAGTTCTCAGCAGATAATCTGGTCTTTAATCGAACAGTAACCTTGCGCGATTCCTGGTCGGATAAAGAAGCTAACTCTTAA
- the thiL gene encoding thiamine-phosphate kinase, with amino-acid sequence MKEFELIKEYFSFSQSHSDTVIEGVGDDCAVLAVPDNRQLVTSVDTLVDGVHFFSDIDPADIAYKSLAVNVSDLAAMGAKPLGFTLAISLPKADTKWLEIFSRGLKQASEAFDIPLIGGDTTQGPLTITVNVLGTVKTDKALLRKAAQQDDDIWVTGYLGDAAAALKLHDKAQTQALSESEGYLWERLLRPTPPIRFAKKLAKLAHAAIDISDGLSADLGHILEQSHCSAKIKVSSLPLSEQLIDCVGLEMARDYALNGGDDYELCFTAKSSMRNKILNLAEDFKVNVHRIGTIETGDKGNLQLVLDGKPYQPKRQGWQHFSN; translated from the coding sequence ATGAAAGAGTTTGAACTGATCAAGGAGTATTTCAGTTTTAGCCAATCTCATTCAGACACAGTGATCGAAGGAGTAGGTGATGACTGTGCTGTGCTTGCCGTGCCTGATAATCGCCAACTAGTCACTTCAGTTGATACCCTGGTGGATGGCGTTCATTTTTTTTCAGATATTGATCCTGCCGATATTGCCTATAAATCACTAGCCGTTAATGTCAGTGATTTGGCCGCAATGGGTGCTAAGCCACTAGGCTTTACCTTGGCCATTTCCTTACCAAAAGCTGATACAAAGTGGCTGGAAATTTTTAGTCGTGGTTTAAAGCAGGCTAGCGAAGCCTTTGATATTCCGCTAATTGGTGGTGATACCACTCAGGGCCCATTGACGATTACGGTTAATGTACTTGGAACAGTTAAAACAGACAAAGCCCTGTTACGAAAAGCTGCTCAACAAGACGACGATATCTGGGTCACCGGTTATCTGGGCGATGCGGCAGCTGCTTTAAAGCTGCATGACAAAGCACAGACTCAAGCACTCTCTGAATCAGAAGGCTATTTATGGGAGCGTCTGTTGCGCCCAACTCCCCCTATTAGATTTGCCAAAAAGTTAGCCAAACTGGCACACGCCGCCATTGATATCTCAGATGGCCTGTCAGCCGATCTGGGGCATATTCTTGAGCAGAGCCATTGTTCGGCAAAAATTAAAGTATCATCGTTACCACTCTCAGAGCAGTTGATTGATTGTGTTGGCCTGGAAATGGCTCGTGACTATGCGCTCAATGGTGGCGACGATTATGAATTATGCTTTACCGCCAAATCCAGCATGCGCAACAAAATTCTGAATCTCGCTGAAGACTTTAAGGTCAACGTGCATCGTATTGGCACTATTGAGACTGGGGATAAAGGCAATCTCCAGTTAGTGCTAGATGGTAAACCCTATCAGCCGAAACGTCAGGGCTGGCAACATTTTTCTAATTAA
- a CDS encoding class I SAM-dependent methyltransferase: MTCPLCLNHQTLHFHTDKQRDYLQCQVCDLVFVPKQQLLSPEQEKSQYDLHQNSPADIGYRQFLSRLVEPLKGRLSATAKGLDFGCGPGPTISIMMSEAGFSMDNYDPFYANHPDLLERSYDFITSTEVFEHLHHPSEVIPLLINMLKPGGILGIMTKRWVDKEAFSRWHYKNDPTHVCFYSERTFEWLAAQWDLSVEIISADTLFLIKHEA, from the coding sequence ATGACCTGCCCTCTTTGTCTCAACCATCAAACTTTGCACTTTCATACGGATAAGCAAAGGGATTACTTACAGTGTCAGGTCTGCGATCTGGTGTTTGTTCCCAAACAGCAACTATTAAGTCCTGAACAGGAAAAGTCGCAATATGACTTACACCAAAACTCTCCAGCAGACATTGGTTACCGTCAATTTCTAAGTCGCTTGGTAGAACCTCTTAAAGGACGGCTTTCAGCCACAGCGAAGGGACTTGATTTCGGCTGTGGTCCAGGTCCGACAATATCCATAATGATGTCAGAAGCCGGCTTTTCAATGGACAACTATGATCCTTTTTACGCTAACCATCCTGATCTACTGGAGCGTTCTTATGACTTTATTACCAGCACCGAAGTCTTTGAACATCTTCACCACCCTTCTGAAGTTATTCCTTTGTTAATTAATATGCTCAAACCTGGTGGTATTCTTGGCATCATGACCAAACGCTGGGTTGATAAAGAGGCATTCAGTCGATGGCACTATAAAAACGACCCTACCCATGTCTGTTTTTATTCGGAGCGAACCTTTGAGTGGCTTGCGGCACAATGGGACTTAAGCGTTGAAATAATTTCTGCCGATACATTATTTCTTATCAAGCACGAAGCCTAA
- a CDS encoding DUF4097 family beta strand repeat-containing protein, whose product MKTLIYTSALVAFSVMGTVSHAEETKSFSQIYDFSATGSVSVENINGSIDVSGWDKDEIALEYVITADNEKDLERIEVVIDHSDKDFDVEVDFKSRGMFSWGSGSGEVDFVLRVPNKAKLNSIDSVNGAITIKNMRSDVQADAVNGQITIEGSSGDVSADTVNGQIVIKMDRLGSSQRVKADSVNGDITLYAPADSSFKLSSETLNGDLSNEFGIEVDEGEYVGADMNGTYNGGGANLSFDTVNGDIELRKN is encoded by the coding sequence ATGAAGACATTAATATATACGAGTGCTTTAGTGGCTTTTTCGGTAATGGGGACCGTTTCCCATGCGGAAGAAACCAAGAGCTTTTCGCAAATTTACGACTTTAGTGCAACAGGCTCGGTTTCTGTGGAAAACATTAATGGCAGCATTGATGTTTCTGGTTGGGATAAAGATGAAATTGCTCTTGAGTACGTAATTACTGCTGATAATGAGAAAGACCTGGAGCGTATTGAGGTCGTCATTGATCATAGCGACAAAGATTTTGATGTCGAAGTCGACTTTAAAAGCAGAGGTATGTTCAGCTGGGGTAGTGGCTCCGGTGAAGTTGATTTTGTCTTAAGAGTACCAAACAAGGCAAAGTTGAACTCAATTGATTCAGTCAATGGTGCCATTACCATTAAGAATATGCGTAGTGACGTTCAGGCTGATGCCGTTAATGGCCAGATTACCATTGAAGGCTCTTCTGGTGATGTGTCTGCCGATACGGTTAATGGCCAAATAGTCATTAAGATGGACCGCTTAGGTTCTTCACAAAGAGTTAAGGCCGATAGCGTCAATGGTGACATTACGTTATACGCACCTGCCGATTCTTCTTTCAAACTATCTTCAGAAACTCTAAACGGCGACTTGAGCAATGAGTTTGGTATAGAAGTGGATGAAGGTGAGTATGTTGGAGCCGATATGAATGGTACATATAACGGTGGTGGTGCTAACTTGTCGTTTGACACGGTCAATGGTGACATCGAGCTTCGCAAGAATTAA
- the ispA gene encoding (2E,6E)-farnesyl diphosphate synthase, giving the protein MTIQQQLEHWQDRISKLLTKSLPSDDTSPQNLHQAMRYGALNGGKRIRPTLVYITGQALGAELSDLDSPALAVELIHCYSLVHDDLPAMDDDDLRRGKPTCHIKFDEATAILAGDALHTQAFEELASHPFSAKAQPQQLQMIQLLAQASGSLGMGGGQAIDLESTSKMIDLATLEQMHRMKTGALIKASVLLGALCAGKLNQQEQGALELYADAIGLAFQVKDDILDIESDTTTLGKPQGSDLAKDKNTYPALLGLDGSKQKLQDLLDLSLQALAKLPYNTESLAELANYIVNRKA; this is encoded by the coding sequence ATGACGATTCAGCAGCAACTAGAACACTGGCAGGACCGGATCAGCAAGCTATTAACTAAGAGCCTGCCCAGTGACGACACTAGCCCACAAAACTTACATCAGGCCATGCGCTACGGTGCGCTTAATGGTGGCAAACGCATCCGTCCGACCCTGGTTTATATAACCGGTCAGGCGCTAGGGGCCGAACTTTCCGATCTGGACAGCCCGGCATTGGCCGTAGAATTGATTCATTGCTACTCACTGGTTCATGACGACCTGCCAGCGATGGATGATGATGATTTACGCCGCGGCAAACCTACCTGCCACATTAAATTTGATGAAGCAACAGCGATTCTGGCTGGCGATGCGCTGCATACACAGGCTTTTGAAGAACTGGCAAGCCATCCGTTTTCCGCAAAAGCCCAGCCCCAACAACTTCAAATGATCCAGCTGCTTGCGCAGGCCAGTGGCTCTCTTGGTATGGGCGGCGGTCAGGCCATTGACCTGGAATCGACATCAAAAATGATAGACTTGGCAACACTTGAACAAATGCACCGCATGAAAACCGGTGCCTTGATCAAAGCCAGTGTACTTTTGGGCGCCTTATGTGCTGGTAAGCTTAACCAGCAGGAACAGGGTGCTCTGGAGCTGTATGCAGACGCCATTGGACTTGCTTTCCAGGTCAAAGACGACATTCTGGATATCGAGTCAGACACCACCACACTTGGTAAGCCGCAGGGCTCTGATCTGGCCAAGGATAAAAACACTTATCCCGCCTTGCTGGGCCTTGATGGTTCTAAGCAAAAATTACAGGATTTATTGGATTTATCCCTACAAGCACTGGCTAAGTTGCCGTACAATACCGAGTCCCTCGCCGAGTTGGCGAATTATATAGTCAATCGTAAAGCTTAA
- a CDS encoding exodeoxyribonuclease VII small subunit, translated as MPEKKASTKKAANVNFESQLQELETIVEQLESGELPLDEALKVFEKGVKLSRQCQQLLADAEQKVTVLMDNQEQAFEVDEP; from the coding sequence ATGCCAGAAAAGAAAGCGTCCACCAAAAAAGCCGCTAATGTCAATTTTGAGAGTCAGCTCCAGGAGCTGGAAACTATTGTTGAGCAGCTTGAAAGTGGCGAACTGCCACTGGATGAAGCCCTAAAAGTGTTTGAAAAAGGGGTTAAATTGTCCCGTCAGTGCCAACAGCTACTCGCTGATGCCGAGCAGAAAGTTACTGTACTGATGGATAATCAAGAACAGGCCTTCGAAGTCGACGAACCATAA
- a CDS encoding phosphatidylglycerophosphatase A family protein, with protein MSLSQTVFKNPIHFLAFGFGSGLLPKAPGTWGTLVAVPLWYGLSMLSLPWYIAATVLLSVLGIGICHYSAKKLGVHDHPGIVWDEFCGYFVTMIATPTGWVWPIIGFILFRIFDIIKPWPIKWLDKKVHGGFGIMIDDLLAGVFAWMVLQVLALILL; from the coding sequence ATGTCATTAAGCCAAACCGTATTTAAGAACCCTATTCACTTTCTTGCCTTTGGTTTTGGCTCAGGATTGCTACCCAAAGCACCCGGTACCTGGGGAACCCTGGTTGCCGTTCCACTTTGGTATGGATTATCCATGTTAAGTTTGCCCTGGTATATCGCAGCAACGGTATTGCTTAGCGTGCTCGGCATAGGTATTTGCCATTACAGCGCCAAGAAGCTTGGTGTTCATGATCACCCCGGTATCGTCTGGGATGAATTTTGCGGCTACTTCGTTACCATGATTGCTACACCAACAGGCTGGGTCTGGCCTATCATTGGCTTCATCCTGTTCCGTATCTTCGACATCATCAAACCCTGGCCAATCAAGTGGCTCGATAAAAAAGTGCATGGTGGCTTCGGAATCATGATTGACGATTTGCTGGCGGGTGTATTTGCCTGGATGGTTTTGCAGGTGTTAGCGTTAATTCTATTGTGA